The following proteins come from a genomic window of Pyxidicoccus sp. MSG2:
- a CDS encoding cyclic peptide export ABC transporter, translated as MKLLALLLRTSRGSILLATFFGLLSGACSAGLIGLINHVLASQFRATAATAQGFVVLGGLTLVLRFGTQALVNRINSDALFAMRVRLCRQIVATPLRQMEEHGIPRLLAVLTEDIFVISTALGLLPRFLINAAIALGCLVYLAWLSWPLLLGLLGFIALSAAVFRLLSLGAFSDLQRTRELQDSLFKQLRSLTEGIKELKLHYDRRQAFLHEEVEETARTVRTLQIRIGNTFAATGSLGMLLSFVFLGALIFVLPGLGWVEAPVLVGYCLAALYLQQPLQAVMETLPMLGRGDISLMKVQQMGLSLEDSAAGSRVDTDSRPVTRSSFRKVELVGVTHTYRREEADGNFSVGPIHLSLQPGELLFLVGGNGSGKTTLAKVLTGLYQPESGQILVDGQPVTPTTQESYRQLFAAVFSDFHLFERLLGLVSEEHLPKVQGYLARLQLTRKVRVEEGVLSTTELSQGQRKRLALLTAYLEDRPIYLFDEWAADQDPTFKEVFYTELLPELKRKGKAVVVISHDDRYFHVADRVLRLDFGKLESSVELPPARERVS; from the coding sequence ATGAAACTCCTCGCGCTTCTGCTTCGCACGTCACGGGGCAGCATCCTCCTGGCGACCTTCTTCGGGCTGCTCTCCGGGGCCTGCAGCGCGGGGCTCATCGGCCTCATCAACCATGTGCTCGCGTCCCAGTTCAGGGCCACCGCCGCCACGGCCCAGGGCTTCGTCGTGCTCGGCGGGCTGACGCTGGTGCTGCGCTTCGGCACCCAGGCCCTCGTCAACCGGATCAACAGCGATGCGCTCTTCGCGATGCGCGTGCGGCTGTGCCGCCAGATTGTCGCCACGCCGCTGCGCCAGATGGAGGAGCATGGCATCCCTCGTCTGCTGGCCGTCCTCACGGAGGACATCTTCGTCATCAGCACCGCGCTGGGCCTGCTGCCCCGGTTCCTCATCAACGCCGCCATCGCGCTGGGCTGCCTCGTGTACCTGGCCTGGCTGTCCTGGCCCCTGCTGCTCGGTCTGCTGGGCTTCATCGCGCTGAGCGCGGCCGTCTTCCGGCTGCTCAGCCTCGGCGCCTTCTCGGACCTGCAGCGCACGCGTGAGCTGCAGGACTCGCTGTTCAAGCAGCTCCGAAGCCTCACGGAGGGCATCAAGGAGCTCAAGCTGCACTACGACCGGCGCCAGGCCTTCCTCCACGAGGAGGTCGAGGAGACCGCCCGCACGGTGCGGACCCTCCAGATCCGCATCGGCAACACCTTCGCCGCGACCGGGAGCCTGGGAATGCTCCTGTCCTTCGTCTTCCTTGGAGCGCTCATCTTCGTGCTCCCCGGCCTGGGCTGGGTGGAGGCGCCGGTGCTGGTGGGCTACTGCCTCGCGGCCCTCTACCTGCAACAGCCCTTGCAGGCTGTCATGGAGACCCTGCCCATGCTGGGCCGTGGCGACATCTCGTTGATGAAGGTCCAGCAGATGGGCCTGTCACTGGAGGACTCCGCCGCGGGCTCGCGCGTGGACACCGACTCCCGGCCCGTGACGCGGAGCTCCTTCCGGAAGGTCGAGCTCGTGGGCGTTACCCATACCTATCGCCGGGAGGAGGCGGACGGGAACTTCTCGGTGGGGCCCATCCACCTGAGCCTCCAGCCCGGGGAGTTGCTCTTCCTGGTGGGAGGCAATGGCAGCGGGAAGACCACGCTGGCCAAGGTGCTCACCGGGCTGTACCAACCGGAGTCCGGACAGATTCTCGTGGACGGGCAGCCCGTCACGCCCACGACCCAGGAGTCGTATCGGCAGCTCTTCGCCGCGGTGTTCTCGGACTTCCACCTCTTCGAGCGGCTGCTGGGGCTCGTCTCCGAGGAGCACCTCCCCAAGGTGCAGGGCTACCTCGCGCGGCTCCAGCTGACGCGGAAGGTGCGCGTCGAGGAGGGCGTCCTGTCCACCACGGAGCTCTCCCAGGGGCAGCGCAAGCGGTTGGCGCTGCTCACCGCGTACCTCGAGGACCGCCCCATCTACCTCTTCGACGAGTGGGCGGCGGACCAGGACCCCACCTTCAAGGAGGTGTTCTACACGGAGCTCCTCCCGGAGCTGAAACGCAAGGGCAAGGCGGTGGTGGTCATCTCGCACGATGACCGGTACTTCCACGTCGCCGACCGTGTCCTCCGGCTCGACTTCGGCAAGCTGGAGTCCTCCGTCGAGCTCCCCCCCGCGCGCGAGCGCGTCTCCTGA
- a CDS encoding glycosyltransferase, producing the protein MATILFAPLPLAGHVNPTLRLAKTLRARGHRVVYCSLPDVEAALQAEGFEFLPVFGDIFPKGLLAELTSNASQLRGRELRRLVRDHVRRRNALLQAALDGEYDRLLEALRPDLVLCDDRVIDLPIVCHGHRVPVARLNTTLPPHLMHLLPTGAGRPRSSARMSVLRWGEVLLARLGLVPRFQEYHRRLALKHGCPMEPVGFPPFQLPLLRDLVLFPEAFATPSTPEGRERVYHLGPSIDLERQEPDFPWERLQGDRPLIFFSLGTLASSGLAHQVLNVAREAAARRPEWQFVLAVGAAIDPTEFDGGPARVVAVRHAPQLQLLRRAAAMVTHGGFNSVKECIYFGVPMVALPMKDDQPDVSRLVVHHGLGVQGTVDALTADTLLSLLGSVMGSPAHARALAQMSLRFREAESAEADAATLESFLPRPRGVSASVG; encoded by the coding sequence GTGGCCACAATCCTCTTCGCTCCGCTGCCGCTGGCCGGGCATGTCAATCCCACCCTGAGGCTCGCGAAGACGCTCCGGGCGCGCGGACACCGGGTGGTCTACTGCTCCCTGCCGGATGTCGAAGCCGCGCTCCAGGCAGAGGGCTTCGAGTTCCTGCCCGTCTTCGGTGACATCTTCCCGAAGGGCCTGCTGGCGGAGCTCACGAGCAATGCCTCCCAGCTCCGGGGCCGGGAACTGCGCCGCCTCGTGAGAGATCATGTCCGGCGCCGCAATGCCCTGCTCCAGGCGGCGCTGGACGGCGAATACGACCGGCTGCTCGAGGCCCTCCGCCCGGACCTCGTCCTCTGCGATGACCGGGTCATCGACCTGCCCATCGTGTGTCACGGCCACCGGGTTCCGGTGGCTCGCCTGAACACCACCCTCCCGCCGCATCTGATGCACCTGCTCCCGACAGGCGCGGGAAGGCCGAGGAGTAGCGCGCGAATGAGCGTGCTGCGCTGGGGCGAGGTCCTGCTCGCCCGGCTGGGCTTGGTGCCGCGCTTCCAGGAGTATCACCGGCGGCTCGCGCTCAAGCATGGCTGCCCGATGGAGCCCGTCGGCTTCCCACCCTTCCAGCTCCCGCTCCTGCGAGACCTGGTGCTCTTCCCCGAGGCGTTCGCCACCCCGAGCACTCCCGAGGGGCGGGAGCGCGTCTACCATTTGGGGCCTTCCATCGACCTGGAGCGCCAGGAGCCAGACTTTCCCTGGGAGCGACTCCAGGGGGACCGGCCGCTCATCTTCTTCTCGCTGGGCACCCTGGCCTCCTCCGGTCTGGCACACCAGGTGCTGAACGTGGCGCGTGAGGCAGCGGCACGGCGGCCGGAATGGCAGTTCGTCCTCGCGGTGGGGGCCGCGATCGACCCGACGGAGTTCGACGGAGGTCCGGCCCGCGTGGTGGCCGTGCGGCATGCGCCCCAGCTCCAGCTCCTGCGCAGGGCCGCGGCGATGGTCACCCACGGTGGCTTCAACAGCGTGAAGGAGTGCATCTACTTCGGCGTGCCCATGGTGGCGCTGCCCATGAAGGACGACCAGCCCGACGTGAGCCGGCTCGTCGTGCACCACGGGCTCGGAGTCCAGGGCACCGTGGACGCACTGACAGCCGACACCCTGCTCTCGCTGCTGGGCTCCGTGATGGGCAGTCCGGCCCACGCCCGGGCGCTCGCGCAGATGAGCCTGCGCTTTCGCGAGGCGGAGTCCGCTGAAGCGGATGCGGCCACGCTCGAGAGCTTCCTGCCCCGTCCCCGAGGCGTGAGCGCGAGCGTGGGCTGA
- a CDS encoding glycosyltransferase family A protein — protein sequence MKVPQPFFQLANSLLHPTQYDTPLLYPWRTHFLLRYLRWQHNARFGARVSLEGPQKLCVILLAWKRLHNMQPIVRSLLRADFVDRIIVSNNNPEYRIADWVTLRDERLRLVDQPRRRAPGLRFELARDEGASYFMSIDDDVFLYPEQVKRLFAELLARPQAPHGIQGERFVGDVTVSRTVPMALRQGWQVAIRDREEQVDVINTVYTFTAAHVEALYQRAHRLGIDVAEMSNGEDLLLSASGTERPYIHDVGQVAECLSSTQMGVSTWRTRENFFRERTELFKALQEPRSRESA from the coding sequence ATGAAGGTGCCTCAGCCGTTCTTCCAGCTGGCGAACTCGCTCCTTCACCCCACGCAGTACGACACCCCTCTCCTGTACCCCTGGCGCACGCACTTCCTGCTGCGCTACCTGCGGTGGCAGCACAATGCCCGCTTCGGCGCGCGCGTCTCGCTGGAGGGCCCGCAGAAGCTCTGCGTCATCCTCCTGGCGTGGAAGCGGTTGCACAACATGCAGCCCATCGTCCGCAGCCTGCTCCGCGCGGACTTCGTCGACCGCATCATCGTCTCCAACAACAACCCCGAGTACAGGATCGCCGACTGGGTGACCCTGCGCGACGAGCGCCTCCGCCTCGTGGATCAGCCGAGGCGGCGAGCCCCGGGACTTCGCTTCGAGCTCGCCCGGGACGAGGGCGCCAGCTACTTCATGAGCATCGACGATGACGTCTTCCTGTATCCGGAGCAGGTGAAACGCCTCTTCGCCGAGCTGCTGGCGCGGCCACAGGCGCCGCATGGCATCCAGGGGGAGCGCTTCGTCGGGGATGTGACGGTCAGCCGGACGGTGCCCATGGCGCTCCGTCAGGGCTGGCAGGTGGCCATCCGCGACCGGGAAGAGCAGGTCGACGTCATCAACACCGTCTACACGTTCACCGCCGCGCACGTCGAAGCGCTGTACCAGCGGGCGCACAGGCTCGGTATCGACGTCGCGGAGATGAGCAACGGCGAGGACCTCCTGCTCAGCGCGAGTGGCACCGAGCGCCCGTACATCCACGATGTCGGCCAGGTGGCCGAGTGTCTCTCCTCCACCCAGATGGGGGTGTCCACCTGGCGGACGCGCGAGAACTTCTTCCGTGAGCGCACGGAGCTGTTCAAGGCGCTGCAGGAGCCGCGAAGCCGTGAGAGTGCGTGA
- a CDS encoding DUF6798 domain-containing protein, with translation MLNEASREERMALWMWASFGALLSLQVAVWLLLNGYRFGIFDQSIHLPYLLREMDPSFLRGDVLVDAYTYHPSLFWRLQALFTSLVPVETLYLALHVVSVAAMLAGTAALARALLAREHGPWAALLAPCLVLLSKPTIAAIPMLDPLVLNRTFVLGPHLFALALGIQRRYHAALFIVGLTFLIHPTTSMHVAFLVWLAALADPERRRAALTGTLVCLAAASPLLALMLLNRSFSGVPFPPPPDWILLTRMLLGLHHYPSEWGWYSWMLGLAPLLVLAGALRARRSRPVEIYLVGIAILFVVGTLGAEVLTIPSVLHLHVLQSTRLLSFLAAACGSRWILDTWPAGGHGNARGWAVAVLVTLTQFPIPGLQPVILLVLLGVVLLNPPKRELATRVSPGAILLLTLVLGGIVSGVRRYVLHAPPEFQPRFETLQGARLMHWAREHLPRDAVVAIPPYLTEPLTGFRYGTGRSIVGTLKDGGEVSFSIAFMKDWKERIEALCDCKPFVAPGGGGLALYGVFTLPQVVLDGYRKADAERFRSFATRFGATHAVVEAKGATQPDLPLEYEDDEFKLYRIRP, from the coding sequence ATGCTGAATGAAGCCAGTCGGGAAGAGCGGATGGCGCTGTGGATGTGGGCGTCCTTCGGTGCCTTGCTGAGCCTGCAGGTGGCCGTCTGGTTGCTCCTCAACGGCTATCGGTTCGGCATCTTCGACCAATCCATCCACCTGCCGTACCTGCTGCGGGAGATGGACCCGTCCTTCCTGCGGGGGGACGTCCTGGTGGATGCCTATACGTACCACCCGTCGCTCTTCTGGCGGCTGCAGGCCCTGTTCACCTCGCTCGTTCCGGTGGAGACGCTCTATCTGGCCCTCCACGTCGTCTCGGTGGCGGCGATGCTGGCGGGGACGGCGGCCCTCGCGCGGGCCCTGCTTGCCCGGGAGCACGGGCCGTGGGCCGCGCTGCTCGCACCGTGCCTGGTGCTGCTCTCCAAGCCCACCATCGCCGCGATTCCGATGCTGGATCCGCTGGTGCTCAACCGGACCTTCGTCCTGGGGCCGCACCTGTTCGCGCTCGCGCTGGGCATCCAGCGCCGCTACCACGCGGCCCTCTTCATCGTGGGGCTGACCTTCCTCATCCACCCCACCACGTCGATGCACGTGGCCTTCCTCGTGTGGCTCGCGGCCCTGGCCGACCCCGAGCGCCGGCGGGCCGCGCTCACGGGGACGCTGGTGTGCCTCGCGGCGGCCTCGCCCCTGCTGGCCCTGATGCTGCTGAACCGCTCCTTCTCCGGCGTGCCCTTCCCGCCGCCACCCGATTGGATCCTGCTCACCCGGATGCTGCTCGGCCTGCACCACTACCCCAGCGAGTGGGGGTGGTACTCCTGGATGCTGGGGCTGGCGCCGCTCCTCGTTCTCGCCGGCGCCCTCCGGGCCCGCCGCTCGCGGCCGGTCGAAATCTACCTGGTGGGCATCGCCATCCTCTTCGTCGTGGGGACGCTCGGCGCGGAGGTGCTGACCATTCCCTCCGTGTTGCACCTGCACGTGCTGCAGAGCACCCGGCTGCTGAGCTTCCTCGCCGCCGCCTGCGGGAGCCGGTGGATTCTCGACACCTGGCCGGCCGGGGGCCACGGCAACGCCCGGGGCTGGGCGGTGGCCGTCCTGGTGACGCTGACCCAGTTCCCCATCCCGGGGTTGCAGCCGGTCATCCTGCTGGTGCTGCTCGGGGTGGTCCTCCTCAATCCGCCGAAGCGGGAGCTCGCCACGCGCGTGTCGCCCGGCGCCATCCTGCTCCTCACGCTCGTGCTGGGCGGCATCGTCTCGGGCGTGAGGCGCTACGTGCTGCATGCCCCGCCGGAGTTCCAGCCGCGGTTCGAGACGCTCCAGGGCGCCCGGTTGATGCACTGGGCCCGTGAGCACCTGCCCCGCGACGCCGTGGTCGCCATCCCTCCCTACCTCACGGAGCCGCTGACAGGGTTCCGCTATGGCACCGGCCGCTCCATCGTCGGCACCCTCAAGGATGGAGGCGAGGTCTCCTTCAGCATCGCCTTCATGAAGGACTGGAAGGAGCGCATCGAGGCGCTCTGCGACTGCAAGCCCTTCGTGGCGCCTGGCGGAGGGGGCCTCGCGCTGTACGGCGTGTTCACGCTCCCTCAGGTGGTGCTCGACGGCTACCGGAAGGCGGATGCCGAGCGCTTCCGCTCGTTCGCCACGCGGTTCGGCGCGACGCACGCCGTCGTCGAGGCGAAGGGCGCGACGCAGCCCGACCTGCCGCTCGAATACGAAGACGACGAGTTCAAGCTGTACCGCATCCGTCCCTGA
- a CDS encoding glycosyltransferase family 87 protein produces MTQKPVTASRAVRPFLPAWALVLSFIAFVAILLAVKAFVIPEPYRDIDFSSYWAAARTAFVEKASPYGAGALQAARERSMPDRMEVPPFLYTPVALLAFGPLQWLEPLPAARALFALNLLALVAMMAFLVRTVGQGGSRRFAWTSAGYILLFAPLYETISAGQINLLLMLLVVGVWHVYRSGRAPAAGGLAAALVVFIKLHLGLLLLPVLLRRRVSLLVASTVSLILGVGLSAAVFSFDAWGGWLEHIVRASSVVQVPRGLPTIAGPMNLSIPGMTARFLVQNPLFPTLAGPPWLASAVPSLLCALVLGWTAVVLWRSSRVPQTSELASAELCLALGAAFELSPLSWGHHLVFLLPALLLLLRHAVLEPGASPTARAVLAFLIVLLPLNPFVFGPLSPPVSLAVATLRSLAAIVVWAVTSARVLRLARAQAPEEAAPSGDALLSAPPSP; encoded by the coding sequence TTGACCCAGAAGCCTGTGACTGCCTCGCGCGCGGTGCGGCCCTTCCTGCCTGCGTGGGCGCTGGTGCTGTCGTTCATCGCCTTTGTCGCCATCCTGCTCGCCGTGAAGGCGTTCGTGATTCCGGAGCCCTACCGGGACATCGACTTCTCGTCGTACTGGGCGGCGGCCCGGACGGCGTTCGTGGAGAAGGCCTCGCCCTATGGCGCCGGGGCGCTCCAGGCCGCGCGGGAGCGCTCGATGCCGGACCGCATGGAGGTGCCGCCGTTCCTCTACACCCCGGTGGCGCTGCTGGCCTTCGGACCGCTGCAGTGGCTGGAGCCGCTCCCCGCCGCGCGGGCGCTGTTCGCGCTGAACCTGCTGGCCCTGGTGGCGATGATGGCCTTCCTGGTGCGCACGGTGGGTCAGGGCGGCTCGCGCCGCTTCGCGTGGACGAGCGCCGGATACATCCTCCTCTTCGCGCCCCTGTACGAGACCATCAGCGCCGGGCAGATCAACCTCCTGTTGATGCTGCTGGTCGTCGGCGTGTGGCACGTCTACCGGAGCGGGCGGGCCCCGGCGGCGGGCGGCCTGGCCGCGGCGCTCGTGGTCTTCATCAAGCTGCACCTCGGCCTGTTGCTGCTGCCGGTGCTCCTGCGCCGGCGGGTGTCACTGCTCGTGGCGTCCACCGTCTCGCTCATCCTGGGCGTGGGCCTGTCCGCGGCGGTGTTCTCCTTCGACGCCTGGGGTGGCTGGCTCGAGCACATCGTCCGGGCCAGCTCCGTCGTCCAGGTTCCGCGGGGACTGCCAACCATCGCCGGGCCCATGAACCTGAGCATCCCGGGCATGACGGCGCGCTTCCTCGTCCAGAACCCCCTCTTCCCCACGCTGGCCGGCCCGCCCTGGCTCGCCTCCGCGGTGCCGAGCCTCCTGTGCGCCCTCGTCCTGGGGTGGACGGCCGTGGTGCTGTGGCGCTCCAGCCGCGTGCCCCAGACCTCCGAGCTCGCCAGCGCGGAGCTCTGCCTCGCGTTGGGCGCGGCCTTCGAGCTCTCCCCCCTCTCCTGGGGGCACCACCTCGTGTTCCTGCTGCCGGCGCTGCTCCTGCTGCTGCGGCATGCCGTGCTGGAGCCAGGAGCGAGCCCCACGGCCCGGGCCGTGCTGGCGTTCCTGATTGTCCTGCTGCCGCTGAACCCCTTCGTCTTCGGTCCGCTATCGCCTCCCGTCTCACTGGCGGTGGCCACCCTGCGCTCCCTGGCGGCCATCGTCGTGTGGGCCGTCACGAGCGCCCGGGTGCTGCGCCTGGCGCGGGCTCAGGCCCCGGAGGAGGCGGCCCCGTCCGGAGACGCCCTCCTGAGCGCCCCGCCGTCCCCGTAG
- a CDS encoding glycosyltransferase, translating to MASIVIIPLPVPGHVNPTLKLAKSLRDAGHSVVYASMADMGPRLRAEGFAFEPLFEAAYPTGSLDTRPSRSGNLLALLKLMRQEVRRQDGMLRALLDGELERRLGPLRPDLILYDEKLRHMPPATYGLGVPTVRFSVTVPPQLLPPEAPGRVHKPPPRSVERVLSALSLAPRMSWYFDQLARKYGYPGRLHMAALQRNGRPMADLLFFPEEFIGSGRNAPGERYHVGPLVDVERQEPDLPWERIPQGRPLVFFSLGTLAFSTPRAPRLVHAMLEAATQRPDWSFVLAVGGALPPETLGAAPANALVVGHAPQLRLLQKVDVMVNHGGTNSVKECIYFGVPMVAVPLQHDQPAIARLAAHHGVGTCLPPEEFTAKSVLAHLDEVLGNPSYRNAVTRMQARFQETDAPGRTAAVIDGILRSFQPGQTPRAAVSA from the coding sequence ATGGCCAGCATCGTCATCATCCCGCTCCCGGTTCCGGGCCACGTCAATCCCACACTCAAGCTCGCGAAATCGCTGCGGGATGCGGGGCATTCGGTCGTCTACGCGTCCATGGCGGACATGGGACCGAGGCTGCGCGCGGAGGGGTTCGCCTTCGAGCCGCTCTTCGAGGCCGCGTATCCTACCGGCTCGCTGGACACGAGACCGTCACGCTCCGGCAACCTGCTGGCGCTGCTGAAGCTGATGCGCCAGGAGGTCCGGCGCCAGGACGGAATGCTCCGGGCGCTGCTGGATGGGGAGTTGGAGCGGCGGCTGGGGCCGCTGCGGCCGGACCTGATTCTCTACGACGAGAAGCTGCGTCACATGCCTCCCGCCACCTACGGCCTGGGCGTGCCCACCGTCCGCTTCAGTGTGACGGTGCCACCCCAGCTGCTTCCTCCGGAAGCGCCAGGGCGTGTCCACAAGCCGCCGCCCCGCTCCGTGGAGCGCGTCCTGTCCGCGCTGAGTCTGGCGCCCCGCATGAGCTGGTACTTCGACCAGCTCGCCCGCAAGTACGGCTACCCGGGACGGCTGCACATGGCCGCGCTCCAGCGGAATGGGCGCCCCATGGCGGACCTCCTCTTCTTCCCCGAGGAGTTCATCGGCTCGGGGAGGAACGCCCCCGGAGAGCGCTACCACGTGGGGCCGCTCGTCGACGTGGAGCGCCAGGAGCCGGACCTCCCCTGGGAGCGGATTCCCCAGGGCAGGCCGCTGGTCTTCTTCTCGCTGGGGACCCTGGCCTTCTCCACGCCCAGGGCGCCACGGCTGGTGCACGCCATGCTCGAGGCCGCCACCCAGCGGCCGGACTGGAGCTTCGTGCTCGCGGTGGGCGGAGCCCTGCCGCCCGAGACGCTCGGCGCGGCCCCGGCGAATGCGCTCGTCGTGGGCCACGCACCGCAGTTGCGGCTCCTGCAGAAGGTGGACGTCATGGTGAACCATGGCGGCACCAACAGCGTGAAGGAGTGCATCTACTTCGGCGTCCCCATGGTGGCGGTGCCGCTGCAGCATGACCAGCCGGCCATCGCGCGGCTCGCGGCGCACCACGGCGTGGGGACCTGCCTGCCGCCCGAGGAGTTCACGGCGAAGAGCGTGCTGGCCCATCTGGACGAGGTGCTCGGCAATCCGTCCTACCGGAACGCCGTCACCCGGATGCAGGCGCGGTTCCAGGAGACCGATGCGCCCGGGCGCACCGCGGCGGTCATCGACGGCATCCTCCGGAGCTTCCAGCCTGGCCAGACGCCCCGGGCCGCCGTCTCCGCCTGA